In a genomic window of Strix aluco isolate bStrAlu1 chromosome 3, bStrAlu1.hap1, whole genome shotgun sequence:
- the ALKAL2 gene encoding ALK and LTK ligand 2: MSGLRSPGLLGLVLLMLSAGYCKEKTDSADLKDRQSLLNLIMEIIQELKRYHLEKDSGVQYFSKHDYNLDRREVADYGGYQDEQRVEIVPRDLRMKDKFLKHLTGPLYFSPKCSKHFHRLYHNTRDCTIPAYYKRCARLLTRLAVSPMCMEG, translated from the exons ATGAGCGGACTGAGGTCTcctgggctgctggggctggtgctctTAATGCTCTCAGCAGGATATTGCAAAGAGAAAACTGACTCCGCAGATTTGAAGGACCGGCAAAGTCTCTTAAATCTGATCATGGAGATCATTCAGGAACTGAAGAGGTACCACCTGGAGAAGGACAGTGGGGTGCAGTACTTCTCCAAGCACGACTATAACTTAGATCGAAGGGAAGTGGCAGACTACGGAGGATACCAGGACGAGCAGAGAGTTG AAATAGTTCCCAGAGATCTGAGGAtgaaagacaaatttttaaagcatttaacag gtcCACTCTACTTTAGCCCAAAATGTAGTAAACACTTTCATCGGCTTTATCACAATACAAGGGACTGCACCATCCCAGCAT ACTATAAAAGATGTGCCAGGCTTCTTACTCGGTTGGCAGTAAGCCCAATGTGCATGGAAGGATAA